One segment of Anopheles stephensi strain Indian chromosome 3, UCI_ANSTEP_V1.0, whole genome shotgun sequence DNA contains the following:
- the LOC118513199 gene encoding facilitated trehalose transporter Tret1-like isoform X1, with product MDPLSIGSSVLSLHQRENSEQHKDDAFREIIASCRSLSKYETNIKSALPQILSAIVAASFHIVIGISLAYSAILIPQLELPGSDIPITKGQSSWIASIIVIMVPIGSLVAGVMMEFLGRLNTIKLAAVPCVAGWVAIALANNFTWIMVGRVLTGFACALGTSPAIVYITEVARPDMRGSLISSGPTLASLGMVIAYAKGAFMDWRTVSWICIIYTIVPVLLIQLFVPESPVWLVSKGRIEDAARSLRFLYKKYPQPEHTDQPLSEMHLNALLKERETKLAEAQRNVNRHGVQQSKLRGFLRPTGYKPMIILFWFFLIQQFSGIYITLFFAVTFIQDVGTEVNAFTASIFVGLTRFTMSLLNAWLLKRFPRRQLVMVSTTGMAICMFVSGLFTLWIKEGTTTLTWIPVVGLLLYVCSSMIGLLTIPWTMTAELFPTEIRGIAHSISYSMANLLMFFAVQSYRTITDLLGGAYAVQWMFAVVSVIGFFFALFFLPETQGKSLAEIEAYFAGKAQPQRVPTEPAAKPSVTEHLIRSPSREAKLKEVELMLKNKNGA from the exons TATCGGATCCAGCGTCCTCAGCTTACACCAACG AGAAAACAGCGAGCAGCACAAAGACGATGCGTTTCGAGAGATCATTGCTAGCTGCCGGTCGCTGAGCAAGTATGAGACGAACATCAAGTCCGCCCTGCCCCAGATCCTGTCGGCGATTGTGGCCGCCTCGTTTCACATTGTCATTGGCATCTCGCTGGCGTACTCGGCCATCCTGATCCCGCAGCTGGAGCTGCCCGGCAGCGACATACCGATCACGAAAGGCCAATCGTCATGGATCGCGTCGATTATCGTGATCATGGTACCGATCGGTTCGCTGGTCGCTGGCGTGATGATGGAGTTTCTCGGCCGGCTCAACACGATCAAGCTGGCCGCGGTGCCGTGTGTGGCGGGCTGGGTTGCGATTGCGCTGGCCAACAACTTCACCTGGATCATGGTTGGGCGTGTGCTGACCGGTTTTGCCTGTGCGCTTGGCACCAGCCCAGCGATCGTGTACATTACGGAGGTGGCCCGGCCCGATATGCGCGGTTCGCTGATCTCTTCCGGTCCTACGCTAGCTTCGTTGG GAATGGTTATTGCCTACGCCAAGGGAGCGTTTATGGATTGGCGGACGGTGTCCTGGATTTGCATCATCTACACCATTGTGCCGGTGCTTCTAATTCAGCTGTTCGTGCCCGAATCACCTGTGTGGTTGGTGTCGAAGGGACGCATCGAAGATGCAGCACGGTCACTGCGATTCCTGTACAAAAAGTACCCACAACCAGAGCATACG GACCAACCACTGTCGGAGATGCATCTGAACGCGTTGCTGAAGGAGCGTGAAACCAAGCTTGCCGAGGCGCAGCGGAACGTTAACCGGCACGGTGTGCAGCAGTCGAAACTGCGCGGCTTCCTAAGACCCACCGGCTACAAACCGATGATCATCCTGTTTTGGTTCTTCCTGATCCAGCAGTTCAGTGGCATCTACATCACGCTCTTCTTCGCCGTAACCTTCATCCAAGACGTCGGCACCGAGGTGAACGCGTTCACGGCCTCCATCTTCGTGGGGTTGACGCGCTTCACGATGTCACTGCTGAACGCTTGGCTGCTGAAGCGATTCCCCCGGCGCCAGCTGGTCATGGTCTCCACGACCGGTATGGCCATTTGCATGTTTGTATCGGGGCTGTTTACGCTGTGGATCAAGGAGGGTACGACGACGCTGACCTGGATTCCGGTCGTCGGTTTGCTGCTGTACGTGTGCTCCTCCATGATCGGGCTGCTTACCATACCCTGGACGATGACGGCCGAACTGTTTCCGACGGAAATTCGCGGCATCGCTCACTCGATATCGTACTCGATGGCGAACCTGCTGATGTTCTTTGCCGTCCAGAGCTACAG AACCATAACCGATCTGCTCGGTGGAGCGTACGCCGTGCAGTGGATGTTTGCCGTCGTGTCTGTGATCGGATTTTTCTTCGCCCTCTTCTTCCTGCCGGAAACGCAGGGCAAGAGTTTGGCCGAGATCGAAGCGTACTTCGCCGGGAAAGCGCAACCTCAACGCGTACCGACTGAACCAGCGGCCAAACCGTCCGTGACGGAGCATCTGATACGTAGCCCGAGTCGGGAGGCGAAGCTGAAGGAGGTTGAGCTGATGCTGAAGAACAAAAATGGAGCTTAA
- the LOC118511555 gene encoding uncharacterized protein LOC118511555 isoform X2 produces the protein MHSVGIHSALAIKRQRKRRDNQRKARERRYSIQSSESGDTHSPHGSTRRKFHPQKVHITDNNNLDTKVVTSIGMLHIGVVFVVFGIFLLGAGFFPDNLSNQPQQSWHLLGKGSWWNELICTGLFAVGLGIFLIILNCVISNREEQDLESYVQRQLTRSRSGHRLERDVETGGLTTRHHRKAMQIQKGAAERGLDDLSNSNVLLTPTSSEVVTPTTPSGALFISIR, from the exons ATGCATTCGGTCGGCATCCATTCGGCGCTTGCCATCAAGCGGCAGCGCAAGAGACGCGACAATCAGCGCAAGGCCCGGGAACGCCGCTACAGCATACAGAGCTCGGAGAGTGGCGATACCCATTCGCCGCACGGTTCGACACGTCGAAAATTCCACCCCCAGAAAGTGCACATCAccgataataataatttagaTACGAAA GTAGTCACCAGTATTGGCATGCTGCACATAGGAGTCGTGTTCGTAGTTTTCGGAATCTTTTTACTAGGCGCTGGATTTTTTCCAGATAATCTATCCAATCAACCACAACAATCGTGGCACCTGCTAG GCAAAGGCTCCTGGTGGAATGAACTGATATGCACCGGGCTGTTTGCCGTCGGTCTGGGCATATTTCTAATCATTCTGAACTGTGTGATAAGCAATCGAGAGGAGCAGGATCTCGAAAGCTACGTCCAGCGACAGCTGACACGCTCCCGATCCG GTCATCGACTGGAGCGCGACGTCGAAACTGGCGGGCTGACCACACGCCATCACCGCAAAGCCATGCAGATACAGAAGGGTGCTGCCGAGCGAGGCCTGGACGATCTTTCCAACTCGAATGTGCTGCTGACGCCGACCAGCAGTGAAGTGGTCACCCCGACAACTCCGTCCGGAG CCCTTTTCATATCCATCCGCTAG
- the LOC118511555 gene encoding uncharacterized protein LOC118511555 isoform X1 produces the protein MHSVGIHSALAIKRQRKRRDNQRKARERRYSIQSSESGDTHSPHGSTRRKFHPQKVHITDNNNLDTKVVTSIGMLHIGVVFVVFGIFLLGAGFFPDNLSNQPQQSWHLLGKGSWWNELICTGLFAVGLGIFLIILNCVISNREEQDLESYVQRQLTRSRSGHRLERDVETGGLTTRHHRKAMQIQKGAAERGLDDLSNSNVLLTPTSSEVVTPTTPSGVLGASGEILLEKILEEDSSYGDADYYTRNVGQSPPGADNDKRLLLGNGHTGAIHMTDI, from the exons ATGCATTCGGTCGGCATCCATTCGGCGCTTGCCATCAAGCGGCAGCGCAAGAGACGCGACAATCAGCGCAAGGCCCGGGAACGCCGCTACAGCATACAGAGCTCGGAGAGTGGCGATACCCATTCGCCGCACGGTTCGACACGTCGAAAATTCCACCCCCAGAAAGTGCACATCAccgataataataatttagaTACGAAA GTAGTCACCAGTATTGGCATGCTGCACATAGGAGTCGTGTTCGTAGTTTTCGGAATCTTTTTACTAGGCGCTGGATTTTTTCCAGATAATCTATCCAATCAACCACAACAATCGTGGCACCTGCTAG GCAAAGGCTCCTGGTGGAATGAACTGATATGCACCGGGCTGTTTGCCGTCGGTCTGGGCATATTTCTAATCATTCTGAACTGTGTGATAAGCAATCGAGAGGAGCAGGATCTCGAAAGCTACGTCCAGCGACAGCTGACACGCTCCCGATCCG GTCATCGACTGGAGCGCGACGTCGAAACTGGCGGGCTGACCACACGCCATCACCGCAAAGCCATGCAGATACAGAAGGGTGCTGCCGAGCGAGGCCTGGACGATCTTTCCAACTCGAATGTGCTGCTGACGCCGACCAGCAGTGAAGTGGTCACCCCGACAACTCCGTCCGGAG TGCTCGGTGCTTCTGGGGAAATTTTGTTGGAGAAAATTTTGGAAGAGGACAGCAGCTACGGCGATGCGGACTACTACACGCGGAACGTGGGCCAATCGCCGCCCGGTGCCGATAACGACAAGCGGTTGCTGCTGGGCAACGGGCACACGGGCGCCATACACATGACCGACATCTAA
- the LOC118513199 gene encoding facilitated trehalose transporter Tret1-like isoform X2 has product MEIRENSEQHKDDAFREIIASCRSLSKYETNIKSALPQILSAIVAASFHIVIGISLAYSAILIPQLELPGSDIPITKGQSSWIASIIVIMVPIGSLVAGVMMEFLGRLNTIKLAAVPCVAGWVAIALANNFTWIMVGRVLTGFACALGTSPAIVYITEVARPDMRGSLISSGPTLASLGMVIAYAKGAFMDWRTVSWICIIYTIVPVLLIQLFVPESPVWLVSKGRIEDAARSLRFLYKKYPQPEHTDQPLSEMHLNALLKERETKLAEAQRNVNRHGVQQSKLRGFLRPTGYKPMIILFWFFLIQQFSGIYITLFFAVTFIQDVGTEVNAFTASIFVGLTRFTMSLLNAWLLKRFPRRQLVMVSTTGMAICMFVSGLFTLWIKEGTTTLTWIPVVGLLLYVCSSMIGLLTIPWTMTAELFPTEIRGIAHSISYSMANLLMFFAVQSYRTITDLLGGAYAVQWMFAVVSVIGFFFALFFLPETQGKSLAEIEAYFAGKAQPQRVPTEPAAKPSVTEHLIRSPSREAKLKEVELMLKNKNGA; this is encoded by the exons ATGGAAATAAG AGAAAACAGCGAGCAGCACAAAGACGATGCGTTTCGAGAGATCATTGCTAGCTGCCGGTCGCTGAGCAAGTATGAGACGAACATCAAGTCCGCCCTGCCCCAGATCCTGTCGGCGATTGTGGCCGCCTCGTTTCACATTGTCATTGGCATCTCGCTGGCGTACTCGGCCATCCTGATCCCGCAGCTGGAGCTGCCCGGCAGCGACATACCGATCACGAAAGGCCAATCGTCATGGATCGCGTCGATTATCGTGATCATGGTACCGATCGGTTCGCTGGTCGCTGGCGTGATGATGGAGTTTCTCGGCCGGCTCAACACGATCAAGCTGGCCGCGGTGCCGTGTGTGGCGGGCTGGGTTGCGATTGCGCTGGCCAACAACTTCACCTGGATCATGGTTGGGCGTGTGCTGACCGGTTTTGCCTGTGCGCTTGGCACCAGCCCAGCGATCGTGTACATTACGGAGGTGGCCCGGCCCGATATGCGCGGTTCGCTGATCTCTTCCGGTCCTACGCTAGCTTCGTTGG GAATGGTTATTGCCTACGCCAAGGGAGCGTTTATGGATTGGCGGACGGTGTCCTGGATTTGCATCATCTACACCATTGTGCCGGTGCTTCTAATTCAGCTGTTCGTGCCCGAATCACCTGTGTGGTTGGTGTCGAAGGGACGCATCGAAGATGCAGCACGGTCACTGCGATTCCTGTACAAAAAGTACCCACAACCAGAGCATACG GACCAACCACTGTCGGAGATGCATCTGAACGCGTTGCTGAAGGAGCGTGAAACCAAGCTTGCCGAGGCGCAGCGGAACGTTAACCGGCACGGTGTGCAGCAGTCGAAACTGCGCGGCTTCCTAAGACCCACCGGCTACAAACCGATGATCATCCTGTTTTGGTTCTTCCTGATCCAGCAGTTCAGTGGCATCTACATCACGCTCTTCTTCGCCGTAACCTTCATCCAAGACGTCGGCACCGAGGTGAACGCGTTCACGGCCTCCATCTTCGTGGGGTTGACGCGCTTCACGATGTCACTGCTGAACGCTTGGCTGCTGAAGCGATTCCCCCGGCGCCAGCTGGTCATGGTCTCCACGACCGGTATGGCCATTTGCATGTTTGTATCGGGGCTGTTTACGCTGTGGATCAAGGAGGGTACGACGACGCTGACCTGGATTCCGGTCGTCGGTTTGCTGCTGTACGTGTGCTCCTCCATGATCGGGCTGCTTACCATACCCTGGACGATGACGGCCGAACTGTTTCCGACGGAAATTCGCGGCATCGCTCACTCGATATCGTACTCGATGGCGAACCTGCTGATGTTCTTTGCCGTCCAGAGCTACAG AACCATAACCGATCTGCTCGGTGGAGCGTACGCCGTGCAGTGGATGTTTGCCGTCGTGTCTGTGATCGGATTTTTCTTCGCCCTCTTCTTCCTGCCGGAAACGCAGGGCAAGAGTTTGGCCGAGATCGAAGCGTACTTCGCCGGGAAAGCGCAACCTCAACGCGTACCGACTGAACCAGCGGCCAAACCGTCCGTGACGGAGCATCTGATACGTAGCCCGAGTCGGGAGGCGAAGCTGAAGGAGGTTGAGCTGATGCTGAAGAACAAAAATGGAGCTTAA